A window of Persicobacter psychrovividus contains these coding sequences:
- a CDS encoding PKD domain-containing protein — MKFINKISLFFLCVMAWNACSPYEESRPSLGDQITEDQISFAIDDSDPNQPVFTNTSATGFKAIWDLGNGTSAAGETAQGMYPSKGDYDITLKVISAGGEAQKTIVYNVPKDDPSLLDREDYNFLTGGGSALNGKNWKWDHTMPAHMGIGPPDGTTPEWWAASPDQKAGLGAYDDVLNFSIFGFAFDLENNGDTYVKDYMKDEFLSMGGTIVQEDDDITFDIDLNTEGWGWAISDRDGKKFLTFTNGAFPSWHVGGNQEFEVMLLTEDELQLRTIGQDGNAWYMNFIREGFEHPEVPEVEKPLEANDIFDDFDGNSNIAWILETEEFATYDNPRPAGINTSPKVAKYTRTGDNEWANVQFELAYRMDLSTRNTFKLKVLLPDYNDYESENGGTIGGKLQKVVALKLQDSKHPSPWETQVEIVQTVADEDLGKWVELTFDFSSVKEATNFDKVVLQFGSEGHKNSGIFFLDDFKLL; from the coding sequence ATGAAATTTATAAATAAAATAAGCCTATTCTTCCTCTGTGTGATGGCGTGGAACGCCTGTTCTCCTTATGAGGAAAGCAGACCTTCGCTTGGTGATCAAATTACGGAGGATCAAATATCTTTCGCTATTGATGACAGCGATCCCAACCAGCCTGTATTCACCAACACCTCAGCAACGGGCTTCAAAGCCATCTGGGATTTGGGGAATGGAACTTCTGCCGCTGGCGAAACAGCGCAGGGAATGTACCCCTCAAAAGGGGATTATGACATCACCCTCAAGGTGATCAGTGCAGGAGGAGAAGCACAGAAAACCATCGTGTATAATGTGCCGAAAGATGATCCCTCGCTATTGGATCGTGAAGATTACAACTTCCTGACAGGTGGTGGTAGCGCATTGAATGGTAAAAACTGGAAGTGGGATCACACCATGCCAGCACATATGGGCATCGGACCTCCAGATGGTACCACGCCAGAGTGGTGGGCAGCATCTCCTGATCAAAAAGCTGGGTTGGGTGCTTATGATGATGTTTTGAACTTCTCTATTTTTGGTTTTGCTTTTGACTTGGAAAACAATGGCGATACCTATGTGAAGGATTATATGAAAGATGAATTTCTGTCGATGGGCGGTACTATTGTTCAAGAGGATGATGACATCACTTTTGATATTGATCTGAACACTGAAGGCTGGGGATGGGCAATCTCTGACCGTGACGGAAAGAAATTTTTGACCTTTACCAATGGCGCCTTTCCTTCATGGCATGTTGGAGGAAATCAGGAGTTTGAAGTAATGCTTCTGACAGAAGATGAATTGCAATTGCGTACGATTGGTCAGGATGGAAATGCCTGGTACATGAATTTCATTCGTGAAGGCTTTGAGCATCCAGAAGTTCCTGAGGTTGAAAAACCTTTGGAAGCAAATGATATCTTCGACGATTTCGACGGCAACAGTAACATTGCCTGGATCTTGGAAACAGAAGAATTTGCAACTTATGATAACCCACGTCCTGCAGGAATTAACACTTCTCCGAAGGTGGCAAAATATACAAGAACTGGAGATAACGAATGGGCGAATGTTCAGTTTGAGTTAGCCTACCGTATGGATCTTTCTACAAGAAATACATTTAAGCTGAAAGTTTTATTGCCAGACTACAATGATTATGAATCAGAAAATGGCGGAACGATCGGTGGTAAATTGCAGAAAGTCGTTGCTCTGAAACTTCAGGACTCTAAACACCCTTCTCCTTGGGAAACACAGGTAGAGATCGTGCAAACAGTTGCTGATGAAGACCTTGGGAAGTGGGTAGAACTGACTTTCGATTTTAGCAGTGTGAAAGAGGCCACTAATTTTGATAAAGTGGTATTGCAATTTGGTAGTGAAGGGCATAAGAACTCAGGGATTTTCTTCCTGGATGATTTTAAATTGTTGTAA
- a CDS encoding glycoside hydrolase family 3 N-terminal domain-containing protein, with amino-acid sequence MKRVFVSLGIMVAALLTACSPQKEQTVVQASVGGFEVAQNTETKIDELLQKMTLEEKVGQMAQVTLDVLTEGENEFVSNEPLVLDKKIVATAFEKYKIGSVLNTANNRARTPEKWNQIISQLQAASIKATGIPMIYGIDAIHGATYTAGATFFPQQVGVGATFNKQVAVDAGQVTAYETRACGIPWTFSPVLDLGRDARWARMWETFGEDVHLVSVMGAGLIEGYQGDKNQMDDPNHLASCLKHYLGYSSFSGKDRTPAYIPENELRERYLVPFQKAVAQGAATVMVNSGVINGTPVHANYNLLTTLLKKEMGFEGLVVTDWADIENLHNRDKVAKTQKEAVKMSINAGVDMSMIPYNFAFCDYLIELVNEGEVPMSRIDDAVRRVLRVKFALNLFEKPVTKLADYPDFGSKKFEDKALNAAAESITLLKNEKAVLPLKANAKVLVTGPNANNMRTLNGGWSYSWQGEKVHEFADKYSTILEAMQDAFGKSNVKYAAGVNYNFEGSYMEEKDINIAAAVRAARGVDAIVLCLGENTYTEKPGDLHDLYISDNQQKLAEAMAKTGKPVILVLNEGRPRLVSKFVDKMDAVVQTYLPGNFGGVALAKILKGEINPSGKLPYTYPKYPNTLITYDFKPAENQEKMSGMYDYESFLDIQWPFGFGLSYTTFEYSNLQLNQKDFKVGDTVEASVTVTNTGKVAGKEAVLLFTKDHFATITPDVSRLRAFDKISLNAGESKVLTFKVPVKDLAFINADNVPVVEEGKFSLGIGSEQVDFNVSETKVVGKTNPVL; translated from the coding sequence ATGAAAAGGGTTTTTGTAAGTTTAGGAATAATGGTGGCGGCATTGCTTACGGCATGTTCACCACAAAAAGAGCAGACGGTGGTGCAGGCTTCCGTTGGTGGGTTTGAAGTAGCGCAAAATACTGAAACCAAGATTGACGAGTTGCTCCAAAAAATGACCTTGGAAGAGAAGGTGGGGCAAATGGCGCAGGTAACTTTGGATGTATTGACTGAAGGGGAGAATGAGTTTGTCAGTAATGAACCATTGGTGCTCGATAAGAAAATCGTAGCCACAGCTTTCGAAAAATATAAAATTGGTTCGGTGCTGAATACGGCCAACAACCGTGCACGTACGCCTGAAAAATGGAATCAAATTATCAGTCAGTTGCAAGCGGCTTCAATCAAAGCAACAGGTATCCCGATGATCTATGGTATTGATGCCATTCATGGGGCCACCTATACGGCTGGGGCGACTTTCTTCCCACAACAAGTGGGCGTAGGGGCGACTTTCAACAAGCAAGTAGCAGTGGATGCTGGTCAGGTAACGGCCTACGAAACGCGTGCTTGTGGTATTCCATGGACCTTCTCTCCGGTATTGGATTTGGGACGTGATGCACGTTGGGCACGTATGTGGGAAACATTCGGTGAAGATGTTCATTTGGTGAGTGTGATGGGTGCTGGCCTGATTGAAGGGTACCAGGGTGACAAAAATCAGATGGATGATCCGAACCATTTGGCGTCTTGCTTGAAACACTATTTGGGTTATTCTTCTTTCTCTGGAAAAGACCGTACGCCGGCTTACATTCCTGAGAATGAGTTGAGAGAAAGATATTTGGTGCCATTCCAAAAAGCCGTTGCGCAGGGCGCAGCGACTGTAATGGTAAATTCAGGCGTGATCAACGGTACGCCCGTGCATGCGAACTACAATTTGCTGACGACCCTTTTGAAAAAAGAAATGGGTTTTGAAGGTTTGGTAGTTACCGACTGGGCAGATATCGAAAACTTGCACAACCGTGATAAAGTAGCCAAAACACAAAAAGAGGCAGTGAAAATGTCGATCAATGCGGGTGTGGATATGTCGATGATCCCTTACAACTTCGCTTTCTGCGATTATTTGATCGAATTGGTGAACGAAGGCGAAGTGCCAATGTCAAGAATTGACGATGCGGTTCGTCGTGTGTTGCGTGTGAAGTTTGCTTTGAACTTGTTTGAAAAGCCAGTAACCAAATTGGCAGATTATCCTGATTTCGGATCAAAGAAATTTGAAGACAAAGCGTTGAATGCAGCGGCGGAGAGTATCACTTTGTTGAAAAACGAAAAAGCGGTATTGCCATTGAAAGCCAACGCAAAAGTATTGGTAACAGGACCGAATGCCAACAACATGAGAACCTTGAATGGTGGTTGGTCATATTCTTGGCAAGGAGAAAAAGTTCACGAATTTGCTGATAAGTATTCGACGATTTTGGAAGCGATGCAAGATGCATTCGGTAAGTCGAACGTCAAGTATGCTGCGGGTGTAAATTATAATTTCGAAGGAAGTTATATGGAAGAAAAAGACATCAACATTGCTGCGGCAGTTCGTGCAGCAAGAGGTGTTGATGCGATTGTACTTTGTTTGGGAGAAAATACTTACACCGAGAAGCCGGGTGATTTGCATGACTTGTACATCTCGGATAATCAGCAAAAATTGGCTGAAGCCATGGCCAAAACAGGCAAGCCAGTGATCTTGGTATTGAATGAAGGCCGTCCTCGTTTGGTAAGCAAGTTTGTGGATAAAATGGATGCCGTTGTTCAGACTTACCTTCCAGGTAACTTCGGTGGGGTAGCTTTGGCCAAAATCTTGAAAGGTGAAATCAACCCATCAGGTAAATTGCCTTACACTTACCCTAAGTATCCTAACACTTTGATTACTTACGATTTCAAACCGGCAGAAAATCAGGAGAAAATGTCAGGGATGTATGATTATGAGTCGTTCCTGGATATCCAGTGGCCATTCGGCTTTGGTTTGAGCTACACAACTTTTGAGTACAGCAACCTGCAATTGAACCAAAAAGATTTCAAAGTAGGCGATACGGTTGAAGCTTCGGTAACGGTAACCAATACCGGTAAAGTAGCAGGTAAAGAAGCCGTATTGTTATTCACCAAAGATCATTTTGCTACAATTACACCAGACGTTAGCCGTTTGAGAGCTTTTGATAAAATCAGCTTGAATGCAGGCGAAAGCAAAGTGCTTACTTTCAAAGTACCGGTAAAAGATTTGGCTTTCATCAATGCAGACAATGTACCTGTGGTTGAAGAAGGAAAATTCAGCTTGGGTATCGGTTCTGAGCAGGTAGATTTCAATGTGTCTGAAACAAAGGTAGTCGGTAAAACGAATCCTGTGCTTTAA
- a CDS encoding TonB-dependent receptor produces MAQVTIRGMVKGASDNAPILGANVVEKGTTNGAITDFDGAFSFTLEGENPSIVISYVGYKPQTIAVGNQTKFDISLEEDVETLEELVVIGYGVQKKSVVTGAIASVSPEEITATPIAKVEQALQGRSAGVFVATNSGAPGSGVSIRVRGVGTNGDSSPLYIVDGLVVANLNNVNPNDIVSMEVLKDAASAAIYGSRGANGVVLVQTKSGKAGTMKVDYDGYFGVQNAWKKVGVLNSREYMTMHNEALYNDGGAPKFSPEQIANPSANTDWQDQIFSNNAPIQSHSISLSGGSEKSTFSSSIGYFGQTGIVAGDKSNYSRLNLRLNSEHKVNKRVTVGQNLGIIMSQSAGIQEQSEFGSILGAALMHDPLTPALITDPEVSKTYDALPHFPVQNSNGQYYGISEQGLREIANPLARIENTNQLYEDRTIQGNIFAKVDMMKGLSFKTDIGFNWWNSQNRSFTPEAYYNEVNYTGLNSAWQEAQSNEYWQWENVLTYNTTVDKHSFGGILGTTAMINKGQAITGTRSNINPAGWDTGWLGNGADDETQKSGGWYYENRLLSFFGRANYDYDERYMVTATVRYDGSSRFGQNNQFGFFPSVSAGWNVHNEEFFNVKAINHLKVRGSWGRVGNENIGNFGYLSTAGRTIPYPIAGSPVNGIAINRPSNADLRWESSEQSNIGFDMGLLDDKFTMTVEYYSKITKDLLADRPQPDYTGQDYPIANLGTVQNQGLELSAQYRKNEGEFNFDIGGNVAFNQNKVTALDNQNGYVPGYTPFAYDGGTRMEIGHTLPYFFGYKTNGIFQNAEEIASYVNAEGQQLQPDAQPGDIRFVDVNNDGSIDADDRTNIGNPIPTITYGMTFNATYKHFDFMMFWQGVAGNEIANVNRRLDLDGQNYSTRTLNRWTGEGSSNNYPRSTYTDANGNYSRLNDMVHIENGAYLRLKNIQLGYTLPEAVAAKVGADRVRVYVSAQNLFTITEYSGFDPEIGGTWWGDFGIDRGVYPQAKTFLMGLNVSF; encoded by the coding sequence ATGGCACAGGTAACGATCCGAGGGATGGTGAAGGGCGCCAGCGACAACGCACCAATTCTTGGCGCAAACGTTGTTGAAAAAGGTACCACTAACGGTGCGATCACAGATTTCGACGGCGCATTTTCTTTCACCCTCGAAGGTGAAAACCCTTCTATTGTGATTTCTTATGTGGGCTATAAGCCGCAAACGATTGCAGTTGGGAATCAAACAAAATTCGATATTTCTCTTGAAGAGGATGTCGAAACACTGGAAGAACTGGTGGTTATCGGTTACGGTGTTCAGAAAAAATCAGTCGTAACCGGGGCGATTGCTTCTGTTTCTCCTGAAGAGATTACCGCTACACCGATCGCCAAAGTAGAGCAAGCCTTACAGGGGCGTTCGGCGGGTGTGTTCGTAGCCACCAACTCTGGTGCGCCAGGTTCGGGTGTTTCGATCCGCGTTCGTGGGGTCGGGACAAACGGGGACTCTTCTCCCTTGTACATTGTAGACGGATTGGTGGTTGCCAACCTGAACAATGTTAACCCTAACGACATCGTTTCCATGGAAGTCCTTAAAGATGCCGCTTCGGCAGCAATCTACGGTTCTCGTGGTGCGAACGGGGTTGTTTTGGTACAGACCAAATCTGGAAAAGCAGGTACCATGAAAGTGGACTACGATGGTTACTTCGGTGTTCAGAATGCCTGGAAAAAAGTGGGCGTACTGAATTCGAGAGAATACATGACCATGCACAACGAAGCATTATACAATGATGGTGGTGCTCCTAAATTTTCGCCTGAGCAAATTGCCAACCCTTCGGCAAACACCGATTGGCAAGATCAGATTTTCTCGAACAATGCACCGATCCAAAGTCACTCGATTTCTTTGAGTGGGGGTAGTGAAAAATCTACTTTCTCTTCCAGTATCGGTTATTTCGGCCAAACGGGTATTGTTGCTGGAGACAAGTCCAATTATAGCCGTTTGAATTTGCGTTTGAATTCTGAGCATAAAGTAAACAAGCGTGTAACGGTTGGTCAGAATTTAGGAATTATCATGTCGCAGTCAGCAGGGATTCAAGAGCAATCAGAATTTGGTTCTATTTTGGGCGCTGCCTTAATGCACGATCCCCTTACGCCAGCATTGATTACCGACCCTGAAGTATCGAAAACTTACGATGCATTGCCACACTTCCCTGTTCAAAACAGCAACGGGCAGTATTATGGTATTTCTGAGCAGGGACTTCGTGAAATCGCCAACCCATTGGCAAGAATCGAGAACACCAATCAGTTATATGAAGACCGCACCATTCAGGGTAATATCTTCGCAAAAGTGGACATGATGAAAGGGTTGTCATTCAAAACGGACATCGGTTTTAACTGGTGGAATTCACAAAATAGAAGTTTCACTCCTGAAGCCTATTATAATGAGGTGAACTACACAGGACTGAACAGTGCATGGCAGGAAGCCCAGTCGAATGAATACTGGCAGTGGGAGAATGTCTTGACTTACAATACTACCGTTGATAAGCACTCATTTGGTGGTATCTTGGGAACCACCGCCATGATTAACAAGGGGCAGGCCATTACAGGTACACGTTCCAATATCAACCCTGCAGGCTGGGACACAGGCTGGTTGGGCAATGGTGCCGACGATGAAACACAGAAATCTGGTGGATGGTATTACGAAAACCGTCTGTTGTCTTTCTTCGGTCGTGCCAATTATGATTACGATGAGCGCTATATGGTAACCGCAACAGTTCGTTATGATGGTTCTTCAAGATTCGGTCAGAACAATCAGTTTGGTTTCTTCCCTTCTGTTTCTGCAGGTTGGAACGTTCACAACGAGGAATTCTTCAACGTAAAAGCGATCAACCACCTGAAAGTTAGAGGTTCATGGGGACGCGTAGGTAATGAGAATATCGGTAACTTCGGATATTTATCAACGGCAGGCCGCACCATTCCTTATCCTATTGCAGGATCACCAGTAAATGGTATTGCCATCAACCGCCCATCGAATGCAGATTTGAGATGGGAGTCTTCGGAGCAGTCAAACATTGGTTTCGACATGGGACTATTGGATGACAAATTCACCATGACAGTTGAATATTACAGCAAAATCACCAAAGACCTTTTGGCGGACCGTCCTCAACCAGACTACACCGGGCAGGATTACCCAATTGCCAACCTGGGAACAGTACAAAATCAGGGATTGGAATTGAGTGCTCAGTATCGCAAAAATGAAGGTGAGTTCAACTTCGATATCGGTGGTAATGTGGCTTTCAACCAAAATAAGGTAACTGCCCTTGACAACCAAAACGGTTATGTTCCAGGATATACACCTTTTGCCTACGACGGTGGTACCCGTATGGAAATTGGACATACTTTGCCTTATTTCTTCGGATATAAAACCAATGGAATTTTCCAGAATGCAGAGGAAATTGCCAGCTATGTGAATGCCGAAGGCCAGCAGTTGCAGCCAGATGCACAGCCAGGTGATATCCGCTTTGTGGATGTGAATAATGACGGCTCAATTGATGCCGACGACCGTACCAATATCGGTAACCCAATTCCAACCATCACTTATGGTATGACTTTCAATGCCACCTATAAGCACTTCGATTTCATGATGTTCTGGCAAGGGGTTGCAGGTAACGAAATTGCCAATGTAAACCGCCGCCTGGATTTGGACGGACAAAATTACAGCACAAGAACGCTGAACCGCTGGACGGGCGAAGGAAGCTCAAACAATTACCCTCGCTCTACTTACACCGATGCCAACGGGAACTACAGCCGCCTGAACGATATGGTTCATATTGAAAATGGCGCTTACCTTCGCCTGAAGAACATTCAGCTTGGTTATACCTTACCTGAAGCGGTGGCCGCTAAAGTAGGTGCTGACCGTGTGCGTGTGTATGTATCAGCACAAAACCTGTTCACCATTACTGAATACTCAGGATTTGATCCAGAGATTGGTGGTACTTGGTGGGGTGACTTCGGTATCGACCGTGGTGTTTACCCTCAGGCAAAAACATTCTTGATGGGATTGAATGTATCCTTTTAA
- a CDS encoding RagB/SusD family nutrient uptake outer membrane protein, which translates to MINLRYIVCGLLMMAMGMSSCSSFLSLDPTDSVTEDNFYQNRDHAYTALIGIYEPLRSDFTITYNPIALSSDIQSDDAYVGGGSASDMINWQRMARFNARPQEDAVRGIWKKCYRGISRANMMLAKYDGITFKTTEETDKNNFKGETLFLRGHYYFELLRFFENVPLITSPLYSDDWTNSTQEDPKLVYAQATTDMLDGMALMGDAVSADQSGRLSKWAAKAELVKMFLFYTGYYNESALPTADGGTFTAADAMAMADDVIANSGAALMDDFATLFTAEGNFCKEALFDIPFVDNNSGSWNDTDMGNYQCAMSGPRGWNNSLLADGWGFGTVTANLVNQFTDEDLRAKSTFISAEDLIQMELDAGADPNSLSLQPSFTNTGYFAFKYTTHAANKPAANFPNNWGQNIHYIRLADVYLMAAELHLKNGGSKAAEYVNIVRERAGLSDLTAVTMDDIMSERRKELAMEGHRYFDLLRQGLEVAKTQIEKKAEGLQAPTMEDFPATGRNSADADYAVTFDLTKRGFWPIPQNEIDLNSNLKQNDGY; encoded by the coding sequence ATGATCAATTTAAGATATATCGTTTGTGGCCTACTGATGATGGCCATGGGCATGAGTTCATGCTCTTCGTTCTTATCATTGGATCCTACGGATTCGGTAACGGAGGACAATTTTTACCAAAACAGGGATCACGCATACACAGCACTGATCGGTATTTATGAACCATTGCGTTCAGATTTTACCATCACTTATAATCCTATTGCCCTTTCAAGTGACATCCAGAGTGATGACGCCTATGTAGGCGGAGGATCTGCTTCGGATATGATCAACTGGCAGCGTATGGCGCGCTTCAATGCCCGCCCTCAGGAAGATGCTGTCCGTGGTATCTGGAAGAAATGTTACCGTGGGATTTCCCGTGCCAACATGATGCTTGCCAAATACGATGGCATCACTTTTAAAACTACGGAAGAAACAGACAAGAATAATTTTAAAGGGGAAACACTCTTTTTAAGAGGGCACTACTACTTTGAACTGTTGCGTTTCTTTGAAAATGTTCCGTTGATTACTTCGCCTTTGTATTCTGATGACTGGACAAACTCAACGCAGGAAGATCCTAAATTGGTTTATGCACAGGCCACCACAGATATGCTTGACGGTATGGCCCTGATGGGCGATGCAGTAAGCGCGGATCAGTCGGGACGTTTGAGCAAATGGGCCGCCAAAGCAGAATTAGTGAAAATGTTCCTGTTTTACACAGGCTACTATAACGAATCGGCATTGCCTACGGCAGATGGTGGTACTTTCACCGCCGCTGATGCCATGGCGATGGCTGACGATGTAATTGCCAATTCTGGTGCTGCCCTGATGGACGATTTCGCGACTTTGTTCACTGCGGAAGGAAATTTCTGTAAAGAAGCCTTGTTCGATATTCCTTTCGTGGACAACAACTCAGGCTCATGGAATGATACCGATATGGGGAACTACCAATGTGCGATGAGTGGCCCTCGTGGCTGGAACAATAGCCTCTTGGCCGATGGCTGGGGATTTGGTACCGTAACGGCGAATTTGGTCAATCAATTTACGGACGAAGATTTACGTGCCAAAAGCACTTTCATCAGTGCCGAAGATTTGATTCAGATGGAGCTTGACGCTGGCGCAGACCCTAACAGCCTGAGCCTTCAGCCTTCTTTCACCAACACCGGTTATTTCGCTTTCAAATATACAACGCATGCCGCAAATAAGCCTGCCGCTAACTTCCCAAATAACTGGGGGCAAAACATCCACTATATCCGTTTGGCAGATGTTTACCTGATGGCGGCGGAACTACACCTGAAAAATGGTGGAAGCAAAGCGGCAGAATATGTGAATATTGTACGTGAGCGAGCGGGTTTGTCGGATCTTACGGCGGTAACAATGGATGACATCATGTCGGAGCGCCGCAAGGAACTTGCAATGGAAGGCCACCGTTACTTTGATTTGTTGCGTCAGGGACTTGAGGTCGCCAAAACACAAATCGAGAAAAAAGCGGAAGGCCTGCAAGCACCAACAATGGAAGATTTCCCTGCTACGGGAAGAAACAGCGCAGATGCTGATTATGCAGTAACTTTTGACTTGACAAAGCGTGGTTTCTGGCCGATCCCTCAAAATGAGATCGACCTGAACAGCAACCTCAAGCAAAACGACGGTTATTAA
- a CDS encoding TonB-dependent receptor domain-containing protein: MNRYFLSLLILWSVVSGYHDLYAQAPGGKNGRQLPPISERPKIGTLSGTVVSPEGAPLPFATISLFDAQNIDQLVDGTIADDKGKFLMTNIPAGIFKVKIQSMGFEEMMLDHPVKFFPKSSPEVKLGMVKLKEAVKELDGVTVEAEKELFVQSIDRQTYAVGSDLSAEGGVAQDVLQNIPMVEIDNDGNISLRGSENVRILINGKPSDLMGSDPATLMEQIPSNLIDKVEVITNPSVKFSPEGSAGIINVVLKKDKKGGAYGGVTASAGSYDNYGLSVNGNSYKGGLSLTGSYSFRQRNRLMDQTVDRVNLGAAGDTTSFLHQFANNNRGMKSHMFNLGAEYSFGKNVLGVSGGLNFSDRPSTNVLSSTVTDINGQQSSSNQVSTTDNNGLTTNLGLDYERKFDQAGRSLKATLSYSSTNETQHAYFGVRERNDLDIARENVNFQLDYVHPISSKWNAEMGWQSTYIENNQLTSVFTASGDSLAADPNRSNRFIYSEQINSIYGVMNGKLTDKWRMQAGLRVEQAHISADQVLESGTDKYPNDYFAFYPSIHMDYKLSEKNQLKASYSRRVSRPRGRQLNPFEDRSNELVIRKGNPTLSPSFTDSYEAGFTHQMNWGTLSSVAYYRHATNEISRITYREGDAVYNTYGNLATSQNAGIDVNLMARPTEWWRLMLGGSAYYQYMDPKSDSTLTIVEGMVYALNINSTFNLWKGASLQAMARYSSGREITNGERSHFLFSNVALKQKMLDGKLSATLKVNDPFDLMKFTISTWDPMYYQDMELNMLAQTVNLSLSYNFGKSNKKTSRKRQGNGESSGGGMEMDY; encoded by the coding sequence GTGAATCGATATTTCTTATCCCTGCTGATCCTATGGAGTGTGGTCAGTGGTTATCATGACCTTTATGCCCAGGCACCAGGCGGAAAAAATGGCCGACAGTTGCCCCCCATCAGCGAACGACCAAAAATTGGAACCCTCTCCGGTACGGTCGTCAGTCCTGAAGGCGCACCTTTGCCTTTTGCAACCATTTCCCTTTTTGATGCGCAAAATATAGATCAGCTCGTCGACGGCACCATCGCCGACGATAAAGGCAAGTTCCTGATGACCAACATTCCTGCAGGTATTTTTAAAGTGAAAATACAGAGTATGGGTTTCGAGGAAATGATGCTTGATCATCCGGTCAAGTTTTTTCCTAAAAGCTCACCGGAGGTAAAATTAGGCATGGTTAAATTGAAGGAAGCAGTAAAAGAGCTCGATGGCGTAACTGTGGAAGCCGAAAAGGAATTATTTGTACAGAGCATCGACCGGCAAACTTATGCAGTGGGCAGTGACCTTTCTGCTGAGGGTGGGGTCGCGCAGGATGTATTGCAGAATATCCCCATGGTCGAGATCGACAACGATGGTAATATCTCTTTGCGGGGAAGTGAAAACGTCCGCATTCTGATCAATGGAAAACCTTCCGATTTGATGGGCAGTGACCCTGCTACTTTGATGGAGCAAATCCCCTCAAACCTCATTGATAAGGTCGAGGTGATCACCAACCCTTCGGTAAAATTCAGCCCTGAAGGTTCCGCAGGAATTATTAATGTGGTATTGAAAAAAGACAAAAAAGGTGGTGCCTATGGTGGCGTAACGGCCAGTGCGGGTTCTTATGATAATTACGGCTTGTCGGTGAATGGTAATTCCTATAAAGGGGGGCTGAGCCTTACAGGAAGTTACAGTTTCAGGCAGCGCAACCGACTCATGGATCAAACGGTTGATCGCGTGAATTTGGGTGCAGCTGGCGATACCACGTCATTTTTGCATCAGTTTGCCAACAACAACAGGGGCATGAAATCCCACATGTTCAACCTCGGCGCTGAATATTCCTTCGGAAAGAATGTATTGGGTGTCTCTGGTGGATTGAATTTTTCCGACCGACCTTCCACCAATGTACTGAGCTCAACGGTTACCGATATCAATGGTCAGCAGAGTTCAAGCAATCAGGTTTCTACAACCGACAACAATGGATTGACCACCAATTTAGGCCTGGATTACGAACGCAAATTTGATCAGGCCGGCCGGTCATTAAAGGCAACCCTGAGTTATTCAAGCACCAACGAAACACAGCATGCTTATTTTGGTGTGCGGGAGCGCAATGACCTTGATATTGCCCGTGAAAATGTGAATTTTCAGCTTGATTACGTGCATCCGATTTCCTCCAAGTGGAATGCAGAAATGGGTTGGCAGTCCACCTATATCGAAAATAATCAGCTGACTTCAGTTTTTACCGCAAGTGGCGATAGCCTCGCAGCAGACCCTAACCGTTCCAACCGTTTCATTTATTCGGAGCAAATCAATTCGATATATGGGGTAATGAATGGTAAGCTCACAGACAAGTGGAGAATGCAGGCAGGATTGCGGGTAGAGCAGGCGCATATTTCGGCAGATCAGGTGCTGGAATCTGGTACTGATAAATACCCAAATGACTATTTCGCTTTTTATCCATCCATTCATATGGATTATAAATTGTCAGAGAAAAATCAGCTGAAGGCCAGCTATTCCCGACGGGTTTCAAGACCACGCGGAAGGCAGTTAAATCCTTTTGAAGATCGATCGAACGAGCTGGTGATCCGTAAGGGAAATCCTACGCTGAGCCCTTCGTTTACCGATAGTTATGAAGCAGGATTTACGCATCAAATGAACTGGGGAACGCTGAGTTCTGTCGCTTATTACCGTCATGCTACCAACGAAATTTCGCGGATTACCTACCGAGAAGGGGATGCGGTGTATAACACCTATGGCAATTTGGCGACCTCGCAGAATGCAGGAATAGATGTGAACTTAATGGCAAGACCTACCGAATGGTGGCGACTGATGCTCGGCGGAAGTGCCTATTACCAATACATGGATCCAAAGTCAGATTCCACCCTGACCATCGTTGAAGGAATGGTCTATGCCCTGAATATCAACAGTACATTCAATTTATGGAAGGGCGCCTCTTTACAGGCGATGGCGCGTTATTCCTCAGGAAGAGAAATTACCAACGGAGAACGATCTCACTTCCTTTTCAGTAATGTTGCCCTGAAACAAAAAATGCTCGACGGAAAATTGTCAGCGACATTGAAAGTCAACGATCCTTTCGACTTAATGAAATTTACCATCAGCACCTGGGATCCGATGTATTATCAGGACATGGAGCTGAATATGCTTGCCCAGACCGTGAACCTGTCCTTGAGCTATAATTTTGGGAAGTCCAACAAAAAGACCTCCCGTAAACGCCAGGGAAATGGGGAGTCCTCAGGTGGGGGAATGGAAATGGATTATTGA